One Actinosynnema pretiosum DNA segment encodes these proteins:
- a CDS encoding ABC transporter permease, whose translation MRRRPWVLGASAFGVLAFLYAPILWLAAVSFNESRSLSRITGLSTKWYGELFADDRVMSALALTLRLALASAAIATVIGSLAAFGLRRAFPGRGAWTVLLSLPLVVPEVVLGVAVLGFCVKLAGIPLGFGALLVAHVAFTLSYVVVVVRARVSGLDSRLEEAAADLGASPLVAFRTVTWPLVAPAVGAGAAFAFLLSFDDVVTSSYLTGVGSTTLPVHVYAQAGKRGVSPEIVALSTLMVGVSAALLVAGVLLTAWRARRAAAPPSTFVAAAGDH comes from the coding sequence GTGAGGCGGCGGCCCTGGGTGCTGGGCGCCTCGGCGTTCGGCGTGCTCGCGTTCCTGTACGCGCCGATCCTGTGGCTGGCGGCGGTCTCGTTCAACGAGTCCCGCTCGCTCAGCCGCATCACCGGCCTGTCCACCAAGTGGTACGGCGAGCTGTTCGCCGACGACCGGGTCATGTCGGCGCTGGCGCTGACCCTGCGGCTGGCGCTGGCCAGCGCCGCGATCGCCACGGTGATCGGGTCGCTGGCCGCGTTCGGGCTGCGCAGGGCGTTCCCCGGACGCGGCGCGTGGACGGTGCTGCTGAGCCTGCCGCTGGTGGTGCCCGAGGTGGTGCTGGGCGTGGCGGTGCTCGGGTTCTGCGTGAAGCTCGCGGGCATCCCGCTCGGGTTCGGCGCGCTGCTCGTCGCGCACGTCGCGTTCACGCTCAGCTACGTGGTCGTGGTGGTGCGGGCGCGGGTGTCCGGGCTGGACTCGCGCCTGGAGGAGGCGGCGGCCGACCTGGGCGCCTCGCCGCTGGTCGCGTTCCGCACGGTCACCTGGCCGCTGGTGGCCCCGGCGGTGGGGGCGGGCGCGGCGTTCGCGTTCCTGCTCTCGTTCGACGACGTGGTGACCTCCAGCTACCTCACCGGCGTCGGCTCCACCACGCTGCCCGTGCACGTCTACGCGCAGGCGGGCAAGCGCGGGGTGTCGCCGGAGATCGTGGCGCTGTCGACGCTGATGGTCGGGGTGAGCGCGGCGCTGCTCGTGGCGGGCGTGCTGCTCACCGCCTGGCGGGCCCGGCGCGCCGCCGCGCCGCCGTCAACTTTCGTCGCTGCCGCTGGCGACCATTGA
- a CDS encoding ABC transporter permease, with translation MARRPPRWLVATGLLTPTGLWLGLFLVAPLALVVQFSFATRDTGIARAVLPWTVDAYRTALDPAFLPIFGRTLAYAAATTLLCLVLGFPLAWFTARHAGRFRTAMLAAVLVPFWSSYLARVYAWKALLDGDGLVNRVLEQVGLGRDGGFLLTHGAVVLGLTYGFLPFMVLPLYVACERFDHRQVEASYDLGHGRVSTFVRVVLPGVAPGVLAGSLLVLVPAAGDFVTPKLLGGVDQSTFGSVIDDQFRGGNNWPLGSAMAVLLLVLVVVVLVLRGKRGEDVL, from the coding sequence ATGGCGCGGCGCCCTCCCCGCTGGCTGGTCGCCACCGGCCTGCTCACCCCGACCGGGCTGTGGCTCGGCCTGTTCCTCGTCGCGCCACTGGCGCTGGTGGTGCAGTTCAGCTTCGCCACCCGCGACACCGGGATCGCCCGCGCCGTCCTGCCCTGGACGGTCGACGCCTACCGGACCGCGCTCGACCCGGCGTTCCTGCCGATCTTCGGGCGCACCCTGGCGTACGCCGCCGCCACCACGCTGCTGTGCCTGGTGCTCGGCTTCCCGCTGGCGTGGTTCACCGCGCGGCACGCGGGCCGGTTCCGCACCGCGATGCTGGCGGCGGTGCTCGTGCCGTTCTGGTCCAGCTACCTGGCGCGCGTCTACGCCTGGAAGGCGCTGCTGGACGGCGACGGCCTGGTCAACCGGGTGCTGGAGCAGGTCGGGCTCGGCCGCGACGGCGGGTTCCTGCTCACCCACGGCGCGGTCGTGCTCGGCCTGACCTACGGGTTCCTGCCGTTCATGGTGCTGCCGCTGTACGTGGCGTGCGAGCGGTTCGACCACCGGCAGGTCGAGGCGTCCTACGACCTCGGCCACGGCCGGGTGTCCACGTTCGTGCGGGTCGTGCTGCCGGGCGTGGCCCCCGGCGTGCTCGCGGGCTCGCTGCTGGTGCTGGTGCCCGCGGCGGGCGACTTCGTGACGCCCAAGCTGCTCGGCGGCGTGGACCAGAGCACGTTCGGCAGCGTCATCGACGACCAGTTCCGGGGCGGCAACAACTGGCCGCTCGGGTCGGCCATGGCGGTGCTGCTGCTGGTGCTGGTGGTCGTCGTGCTGGTGCTGCGCGGCAAGCGCGGGGAGGACGTGCTGTGA
- a CDS encoding polyamine ABC transporter substrate-binding protein: MTDQNLRIARIWDPGNARVTRRSMFRASAFFALAATGACGVGQAPGGSTSSAPSAAKAVNAVDEPKLNFYNWTDYIADDTLSGFTEASGVQVTYDNFSTNDELEAKIASGAAGYDLVVPSDNFLRRFLRSDLVLPLDHDLIPNLKNLETRFTEADYDAGNRYSVPWAWGTTGLAYSKSQLGDAVTGFSAYDLAAAQGRSTILDEARDALAIGLLTLGFDPNTTDAGQLDQAVAALLELKRKIGQINSDVIEPLTSGQVPLAQSYSGDAFQAREANEDIAYAIPTEGGLSYVDLLCIPKQAPHAANAHAFINYILEPKVGAALANAVRYGSPNAAAKEFIEPELLGDPLVYPSEEQLAKLPFTKDLGAEAEARYADAWTKVKTG; the protein is encoded by the coding sequence ATGACTGACCAGAACCTCCGGATCGCCCGCATCTGGGACCCTGGAAACGCCCGCGTGACGCGGCGTTCGATGTTCCGCGCCAGCGCGTTCTTCGCGCTCGCCGCCACCGGCGCGTGCGGCGTCGGCCAGGCGCCCGGCGGCTCGACGTCCAGCGCGCCCTCGGCGGCCAAGGCCGTCAACGCGGTGGACGAGCCGAAGCTGAACTTCTACAACTGGACCGACTACATCGCCGACGACACGCTGTCCGGGTTCACCGAGGCGTCCGGCGTCCAGGTCACGTACGACAACTTCAGCACCAACGACGAGCTGGAGGCCAAGATCGCCTCCGGTGCGGCCGGCTACGACCTCGTGGTGCCCAGCGACAACTTCCTGCGCCGCTTCCTGCGCTCGGACCTGGTCCTGCCGCTGGACCACGACCTCATCCCGAACCTGAAGAACCTGGAGACCAGGTTCACCGAGGCCGACTACGACGCGGGCAACCGGTACTCCGTGCCGTGGGCCTGGGGCACCACGGGCCTGGCCTACTCCAAGTCGCAGCTGGGCGACGCCGTCACCGGCTTCTCCGCCTACGACCTGGCCGCCGCGCAGGGCCGCAGCACGATCCTGGACGAGGCGCGCGACGCGCTCGCCATCGGCCTGCTCACGCTCGGGTTCGACCCGAACACCACCGACGCGGGCCAGCTCGACCAGGCCGTCGCCGCGCTGCTGGAGCTCAAGCGCAAGATCGGCCAGATCAACTCCGACGTGATCGAGCCGCTCACCTCCGGCCAGGTCCCGCTCGCCCAGTCCTACTCCGGCGACGCGTTCCAGGCCCGCGAGGCCAACGAGGACATCGCCTACGCCATCCCCACCGAGGGCGGGCTGTCCTACGTGGACCTGCTGTGCATCCCCAAGCAGGCCCCGCACGCGGCCAACGCGCACGCGTTCATCAACTACATCCTGGAGCCGAAGGTCGGCGCCGCGCTCGCCAACGCGGTGCGCTACGGCAGCCCGAACGCCGCGGCCAAGGAGTTCATCGAGCCGGAGCTGCTGGGCGACCCGCTGGTCTACCCGTCCGAGGAGCAGCTGGCGAAGCTGCCGTTCACCAAGGACCTCGGGGCCGAGGCCGAGGCCCGCTACGCCGACGCCTGGACCAAGGTCAAGACGGGCTGA
- a CDS encoding ABC transporter ATP-binding protein: MPDTHAPVEVGLHGVTKRFSDQVAVDGIDLNVHEGEFFSVLGPSGCGKTTLLRMIAGFADPDEGRIELDGVDMVGVPPYRRDVNTVFQSYALFPHMSVWDNVAYGVKRKGVRGAALKKAVGEHLELVRLGQFAKRRPAQLSGGQQQRVAIARALAAGPRLLLLDEPLGALDAVLRKELQIELMRIQREVGTTFLYVTHDQEEALVLSHRIAVMNAGKLEQVGYPEDVYERPATRFVAGFIGTSNILAATVSGADGSWVELDSPGVTRLRAALQRDVRHGQRVEATVRPEKVHLYDEDEQAPGGWCELTGVVRDVVYTGVSTQYVVDLPGGGELVAFAQNTRRVDDAGSPGQPVRMAWDPEYTVLLEKSADD, from the coding sequence ATGCCCGACACCCACGCCCCGGTCGAGGTCGGCCTGCACGGCGTGACGAAGCGGTTCTCCGACCAGGTCGCCGTGGACGGGATCGACCTGAACGTCCACGAGGGCGAGTTCTTCTCCGTCCTCGGCCCGTCCGGCTGCGGCAAGACCACCCTGCTGCGGATGATCGCCGGCTTCGCCGACCCGGACGAGGGCCGCATCGAGCTGGACGGCGTCGACATGGTCGGCGTGCCGCCCTACCGGCGCGACGTCAACACCGTCTTCCAGTCCTACGCCCTGTTCCCGCACATGAGCGTGTGGGACAACGTCGCCTACGGCGTCAAGCGCAAGGGCGTGCGCGGGGCCGCGCTGAAGAAGGCCGTCGGCGAGCACCTGGAGCTGGTGCGGCTCGGGCAGTTCGCCAAGCGCCGCCCCGCCCAGCTGTCCGGCGGGCAGCAGCAGCGCGTGGCCATCGCCCGCGCGCTCGCCGCCGGCCCGCGCCTGCTGCTGCTCGACGAGCCGCTCGGCGCGCTGGACGCGGTGCTGCGCAAGGAGCTGCAGATCGAGCTGATGCGCATCCAGCGCGAGGTCGGCACCACCTTCCTCTACGTCACCCACGACCAGGAGGAGGCCCTCGTGCTCTCCCACCGGATCGCGGTGATGAACGCCGGGAAGCTGGAGCAGGTCGGCTACCCCGAGGACGTCTACGAGCGGCCCGCCACCCGGTTCGTCGCGGGCTTCATCGGCACCTCGAACATCCTGGCCGCCACCGTGTCCGGCGCGGACGGGTCCTGGGTCGAGCTGGACTCGCCCGGCGTCACCCGGCTGCGCGCCGCGCTCCAGCGCGACGTCAGGCACGGCCAGCGCGTGGAGGCCACGGTGCGCCCGGAGAAGGTGCACCTGTACGACGAGGACGAGCAGGCCCCCGGCGGCTGGTGCGAGTTGACCGGGGTGGTGCGCGACGTGGTCTACACGGGCGTGTCCACCCAGTACGTGGTCGACCTCCCCGGCGGCGGGGAGCTGGTCGCGTTCGCGCAGAACACCCGTCGCGTCGACGACGCGGGCTCGCCGGGGCAACCCGTGCGGATGGCCTGGGACCCCGAGTACACCGTCCTGTTGGAGAAGAGCGCCGATGACTGA
- a CDS encoding DUF2631 domain-containing protein, with the protein MSSSSELDRRPAVDPVEEPSAEWGWHGTFPKGILIAGWLSTLAVFSLLIGNHHGRVENIWVIGTGVSLAAALVWFQVREKKNSRR; encoded by the coding sequence GTGTCTTCGTCGTCTGAACTGGACAGGCGTCCCGCGGTCGACCCCGTTGAGGAGCCGTCGGCCGAGTGGGGCTGGCACGGCACGTTCCCCAAGGGCATCCTGATCGCCGGCTGGCTGTCGACGCTGGCCGTCTTCTCGCTGCTGATCGGCAACCACCACGGTCGCGTCGAGAACATCTGGGTGATCGGCACCGGCGTCTCGCTGGCCGCCGCCCTGGTGTGGTTCCAGGTGCGGGAGAAGAAGAACTCCCGGCGCTGA
- a CDS encoding serine/threonine-protein kinase, with protein sequence MKVVADRYQVIRELGRGGMGVVWLAEDRVIGRQVALKELRTSSPAERERVLREARTAGRLNSPSVVTVHDVVVEEGTAYIVMELVSAPTLADLMPLPADRVAAIGLAVLDALDTAHAAGIVHRDVKPGNVMVLPNGQVKLADFGIARAMDDPRLTANGGVMGSPGYMAPELFAGQPPAPPSDMWALGATLFEAVEGRSPFERATTAATVHAVLNERPVPTHLAGPLSEVVLGLLSQAPATRFTAQQARAGLQRAASADAETVVFPKADDGRDVRKIAVVGGGVAAVLALTAAFVLLPDDDPGERAVASTPSPTSATSAPASSSPAPSSSAPPSSSTTTTTTSTPPAPPRIVPLARFKGQDNWSYTGSSLLDVPMGYAPDKALGMVLTQQEGGTRPLYSCQVKDSPGRMTSLSATCETQRVYGVVGYVYESQPPADKPSQELFRCKAGDRHFDSNEKHCDGQQLEFSLGWVLVDREQ encoded by the coding sequence GTGAAGGTGGTCGCGGACAGGTACCAGGTCATCCGTGAGCTGGGCCGCGGGGGCATGGGGGTGGTGTGGCTCGCCGAGGACCGCGTCATCGGTCGTCAGGTCGCGCTCAAGGAGCTGCGCACCTCCTCCCCGGCTGAGCGGGAGCGGGTGCTGCGCGAGGCGCGCACGGCGGGCAGGCTCAACTCGCCCTCGGTCGTCACCGTGCACGACGTGGTGGTCGAGGAGGGCACCGCCTACATCGTGATGGAGCTGGTCAGCGCGCCGACGCTGGCCGACCTCATGCCGCTGCCCGCCGACCGCGTCGCCGCCATCGGGCTCGCCGTGCTGGACGCGCTCGACACCGCGCACGCGGCGGGCATCGTCCACCGGGACGTCAAGCCCGGCAACGTCATGGTGCTGCCCAACGGCCAGGTCAAGCTCGCCGACTTCGGCATCGCCCGCGCCATGGACGACCCCAGGCTCACCGCGAACGGCGGCGTCATGGGCTCGCCCGGCTACATGGCCCCCGAGCTGTTCGCGGGCCAGCCGCCCGCGCCGCCGTCGGACATGTGGGCGCTCGGCGCGACCCTGTTCGAGGCCGTCGAAGGCCGCTCCCCGTTCGAGCGCGCCACCACCGCCGCCACCGTGCACGCCGTGCTCAACGAGCGCCCCGTGCCCACCCACCTGGCCGGACCGCTGTCCGAGGTCGTGCTCGGCCTGCTCTCGCAGGCCCCCGCGACCCGGTTCACCGCGCAGCAGGCGCGGGCCGGGCTCCAGCGCGCGGCGAGCGCCGACGCGGAGACCGTGGTCTTCCCGAAGGCGGACGACGGGCGGGATGTGCGCAAGATCGCAGTCGTCGGCGGCGGGGTCGCCGCGGTGCTCGCGCTGACCGCCGCGTTCGTGCTCCTGCCCGACGACGATCCGGGGGAGCGCGCGGTGGCCAGCACGCCGTCGCCCACCTCCGCCACGTCCGCGCCCGCGAGCAGCAGCCCCGCCCCGTCCAGCTCCGCGCCGCCGAGCAGCAGCACCACGACCACCACCACGTCCACGCCCCCCGCGCCGCCCCGGATCGTGCCGCTGGCCCGCTTCAAGGGCCAGGACAACTGGAGCTACACCGGGTCGTCGCTGCTGGACGTGCCGATGGGCTACGCGCCGGACAAGGCGCTCGGCATGGTGCTCACCCAGCAGGAGGGCGGCACCCGGCCGCTCTACTCGTGCCAGGTCAAGGACTCACCCGGACGCATGACGTCGCTGTCGGCGACGTGCGAGACGCAGCGCGTCTACGGGGTGGTGGGCTACGTCTACGAGAGCCAGCCGCCCGCCGACAAGCCCTCGCAGGAGCTGTTCCGCTGCAAGGCGGGGGACCGGCACTTCGACTCGAACGAGAAGCACTGCGACGGCCAGCAGCTGGAGTTCTCGCTCGGCTGGGTCCTCGTCGACCGCGAGCAGTGA
- the rlmN gene encoding 23S rRNA (adenine(2503)-C(2))-methyltransferase RlmN, translating into MTALPLVFDAPKRGLPPRHLADLTAEQRREAVASLGEQPFRANQLSNHYFGRLTVDPDAMTDIPASAREKLVGDLMPPLWTEVRSVEADAGTTRKTLLRAHDGTLVESVLMRYPDRATLCISSQAGCGMACPFCATGQGGLQRNLSTAEIVDQVRRGAAAMRDGLLPGGPGRLSNIVFMGMGEPLANYKRVIEAVHRICDPAPAGLGISQRSVTVSTVGLVPAIRKLTEENLQVRLAVSLHTPDDELRDTLVPVNTRWKVAEVMEAARGYADRTGRRVSIEYALIRDINDQGWRADMLGKLLRRHLGPLVHVNLIPLNPTPGSKWDASPKPVEREFVRRVKEQGVECTVRDTRGQEIAAACGQLAAEG; encoded by the coding sequence ATGACTGCCCTCCCCCTCGTCTTCGACGCGCCCAAGCGCGGGCTGCCGCCGCGCCACCTCGCCGACCTCACCGCCGAGCAGCGGCGCGAGGCCGTGGCCTCGCTGGGCGAGCAGCCCTTCCGGGCCAACCAGCTGTCGAACCACTACTTCGGCAGGCTCACCGTCGACCCCGACGCCATGACCGACATCCCGGCCTCGGCCAGGGAGAAGCTGGTCGGCGACCTCATGCCCCCGCTGTGGACCGAGGTCCGCAGCGTGGAGGCCGACGCGGGGACCACCCGCAAGACGCTGCTGCGCGCCCACGACGGGACGCTGGTGGAGAGCGTGCTCATGCGCTACCCCGACCGCGCGACCCTGTGCATCTCCAGCCAGGCGGGCTGCGGCATGGCGTGCCCGTTCTGCGCCACCGGCCAGGGCGGGCTCCAGCGCAACCTGTCCACCGCCGAGATCGTCGACCAGGTCCGGCGCGGCGCCGCCGCCATGCGCGACGGCCTGCTCCCCGGCGGGCCCGGCAGGCTCTCGAACATCGTGTTCATGGGCATGGGCGAGCCGCTGGCCAACTACAAGCGGGTCATCGAGGCCGTGCACCGCATCTGCGACCCGGCCCCGGCGGGCCTGGGCATCTCGCAGCGCTCGGTCACCGTCTCCACGGTCGGCCTGGTCCCGGCGATCCGCAAGCTGACCGAGGAGAACCTGCAGGTCAGGCTCGCGGTGTCGCTGCACACCCCGGACGACGAGCTGCGCGACACGCTCGTGCCGGTGAACACCCGCTGGAAGGTCGCCGAGGTCATGGAGGCCGCGCGCGGCTACGCCGACCGCACCGGCCGCCGGGTGTCCATCGAGTACGCGCTGATCAGGGACATCAACGACCAGGGCTGGCGGGCGGACATGCTCGGCAAGCTGCTGCGCAGGCACCTCGGCCCGCTGGTGCACGTCAACCTGATCCCGCTCAACCCCACGCCCGGCTCGAAGTGGGACGCCTCGCCCAAGCCCGTGGAGCGCGAGTTCGTGCGACGGGTCAAGGAGCAGGGCGTCGAGTGCACGGTGCGCGACACCAGGGGCCAGGAGATCGCGGCGGCCTGCGGGCAGCTCGCCGCCGAGGGCTGA
- a CDS encoding PadR family transcriptional regulator produces MSANDERFDGGHERGGRGGRGPGHGRGRGEHGHGGHGHGGHGHGFGPGRGGFGFGFGDFDAHPGRPDRGGPGFDPGFSHGFDHGEDHDRGGPGFGFGPRMGRGGGGRFGRGGFPGMPGMPGMPPMPPMPPGPPDFFGGHRRGGRQRRGNVRAAVIALLAERPMHGYEMIQEIGQRTDGLWRPSPGSVYPTLQLLADEGLVVAAEEQGGKKLFQLTESGRTEAESAEGVPPWEQVTDGVDQGEARLREAAKQIGAAMMQMVHAGTEDQQRRAAELLDETRRKLYAILGESPEED; encoded by the coding sequence ATGAGTGCGAACGACGAGCGCTTCGACGGCGGCCACGAGCGCGGCGGTCGCGGCGGCCGGGGGCCGGGTCACGGCCGGGGTCGCGGGGAGCACGGGCACGGTGGTCACGGGCACGGCGGGCACGGGCACGGCTTCGGTCCCGGTCGCGGCGGGTTCGGCTTCGGGTTCGGCGACTTCGACGCCCACCCCGGAAGGCCGGACCGCGGCGGCCCCGGCTTCGACCCCGGTTTCAGCCACGGCTTCGACCACGGCGAGGACCACGACCGGGGCGGCCCCGGTTTCGGCTTCGGCCCCCGCATGGGCCGGGGCGGGGGCGGGCGCTTCGGCAGGGGCGGCTTCCCAGGGATGCCCGGAATGCCGGGGATGCCCCCCATGCCGCCGATGCCGCCCGGCCCGCCGGACTTCTTCGGCGGTCACCGGCGCGGTGGCAGGCAGCGGCGCGGCAACGTGCGCGCCGCCGTCATCGCCCTGCTGGCCGAGCGGCCCATGCACGGCTACGAGATGATCCAGGAGATCGGCCAGCGCACCGACGGCCTGTGGAGGCCCAGCCCCGGCTCGGTCTACCCGACGCTCCAGCTGCTGGCCGACGAGGGCCTGGTGGTGGCCGCCGAGGAGCAGGGCGGCAAGAAGCTGTTCCAGCTCACCGAGAGCGGCCGGACCGAGGCCGAGTCCGCCGAGGGCGTCCCGCCGTGGGAGCAGGTCACCGACGGCGTCGACCAGGGCGAGGCGCGGCTGCGCGAGGCGGCCAAGCAGATCGGCGCGGCCATGATGCAGATGGTGCACGCGGGCACCGAGGACCAGCAGCGGCGGGCCGCCGAGCTGCTGGACGAGACCCGCCGCAAGCTCTACGCCATCCTCGGCGAGAGCCCGGAAGAGGACTGA
- a CDS encoding aldo/keto reductase, producing MENREARRLGRSFGVVGLGCWQLGADWGQVDEADALAVLHAAADAGVNFFDTADVYGDGRSESLVGRFLKERGGEGVTVATKMGRRVDQVPENYTGENFLAWNDRSRRNLGVDTIDLVQLHCPPAPVYSTDEVFDALDSMVESGRIGAYGVSVETVQEALTAIARPGVASVQIILNALRHKPLERVLPAAAEAGVAIIARVPLASGLLSGRYTADTSFGADDHRNYNRAGEAFDVGETFSGVPYDTGLAAVERLRPLVPQDATMAQFALRWILDQPQVTTVIPGARNPEQARANAAAADLAPLSSHDEVRAVYDELVRPVVHDRW from the coding sequence GTGGAGAACCGAGAAGCACGCAGGTTGGGACGCTCGTTCGGGGTCGTCGGGCTGGGCTGCTGGCAGCTCGGCGCCGACTGGGGCCAGGTCGACGAGGCGGACGCGCTGGCCGTGCTGCACGCCGCCGCCGACGCCGGGGTGAACTTCTTCGACACCGCCGACGTCTACGGCGACGGTCGCAGCGAGAGCCTGGTCGGCCGGTTCCTGAAGGAGCGCGGCGGCGAGGGCGTCACCGTCGCCACCAAGATGGGCCGCCGGGTCGACCAGGTCCCGGAGAACTACACCGGGGAGAACTTCCTGGCCTGGAACGACCGTTCGCGCCGCAACCTCGGCGTCGACACGATCGACTTGGTGCAGCTGCACTGCCCGCCCGCGCCGGTCTACTCGACCGACGAGGTGTTCGACGCGCTCGACTCGATGGTCGAGTCCGGGCGGATCGGCGCGTACGGCGTCAGCGTCGAGACCGTGCAGGAGGCGCTGACCGCGATCGCGCGGCCCGGCGTGGCCAGCGTCCAGATCATCCTGAACGCGCTGCGGCACAAGCCGCTGGAGCGCGTGCTGCCCGCCGCCGCCGAGGCCGGGGTCGCGATCATCGCCCGCGTGCCGCTGGCGTCGGGCCTGCTGTCCGGGCGGTACACCGCCGACACCTCGTTCGGCGCCGACGACCACCGGAACTACAACCGGGCGGGCGAGGCGTTCGACGTCGGCGAGACGTTCTCCGGCGTGCCCTACGACACCGGGCTCGCCGCCGTGGAGCGGCTGCGGCCCCTGGTGCCGCAGGACGCGACCATGGCGCAGTTCGCGCTGCGCTGGATCCTGGACCAGCCGCAGGTCACCACGGTGATCCCCGGCGCGCGCAACCCCGAGCAGGCCCGCGCGAACGCCGCCGCGGCCGACCTCGCGCCGCTGTCCTCGCACGACGAGGTCCGCGCGGTGTACGACGAGCTGGTGCGCCCGGTGGTCCACGACCGCTGGTGA
- a CDS encoding class I SAM-dependent methyltransferase: MKGFVRAALAAVRPAGEVVPSPNIWHWPAVYEVENRAQDADGALWTALREAFDWGGKDVVDVGCGDGFHLPRFAVDAASVVGVEPHPPLVERARARVAGLDGVSVARGPAQRLPLPDASADLVHARTAYFFGPGCEPGLAEADRVLRPGGALAVVDLDGEAEPYGPWLCSDEPGYRPERVRAFFEEQGFALRRVTALWRFERRADLEAVLRIEFSAAVAERAIAATPALELPVGYRLHTRTKPSGLLLP; encoded by the coding sequence GTGAAGGGATTCGTGCGCGCGGCTCTGGCGGCGGTCCGGCCTGCGGGGGAGGTCGTGCCGAGCCCGAACATCTGGCACTGGCCCGCCGTGTACGAGGTCGAGAACCGCGCGCAGGACGCCGACGGGGCGCTGTGGACCGCGCTGCGCGAGGCGTTCGACTGGGGCGGCAAGGACGTCGTCGACGTCGGGTGCGGCGACGGGTTCCACCTCCCCCGGTTCGCGGTCGACGCGGCGTCGGTGGTCGGCGTCGAGCCGCACCCGCCGCTGGTCGAGCGGGCCCGCGCGCGGGTCGCCGGGCTCGACGGGGTGTCCGTGGCGCGCGGTCCGGCGCAGCGGCTGCCGCTGCCCGACGCGTCCGCCGACCTCGTGCACGCCCGCACCGCCTACTTCTTCGGCCCCGGCTGCGAACCCGGTCTCGCCGAGGCCGACCGGGTGCTGCGGCCCGGCGGCGCGCTGGCCGTGGTCGACCTGGACGGCGAGGCCGAGCCGTACGGGCCGTGGCTGTGCTCCGACGAGCCCGGCTACCGGCCGGAGCGGGTGCGGGCCTTCTTCGAGGAGCAGGGGTTCGCGCTGCGCCGGGTCACCGCGCTGTGGCGGTTCGAGCGGCGCGCGGACCTGGAGGCGGTGCTGCGCATCGAGTTCTCCGCCGCCGTCGCCGAGCGGGCCATCGCCGCCACGCCGGCCCTCGAACTGCCCGTCGGCTACCGGCTGCACACCCGCACCAAGCCGTCCGGGCTGCTCCTTCCCTAA
- a CDS encoding VOC family protein, which yields MQLPVSDPEATRDFYTGLFGWDYVEDGAGGVALIGELPVAGFWPADEHGAWTVYLSTPHARATAEKAQALGGLVVREATETSTLIADPTGAVVGFRKVPEDWLFGTSGHGMYAWAELNTRDGEVADGFFRELCGYEVTQIGDGLTLDYSLWSAEGKTLLGRQRMGSAFPLSTPAHWSVHFTASPEVGADSVAARVLELGGSVSVEPYDSPQGRVTVVADHAGSVFTVIDPSRATPLADGDYGAEVDDPYDD from the coding sequence GTGCAACTGCCGGTGTCGGACCCGGAAGCGACGCGGGACTTCTACACCGGCCTGTTCGGCTGGGACTACGTCGAGGACGGCGCGGGAGGAGTCGCGCTGATCGGGGAGCTGCCGGTCGCCGGGTTCTGGCCCGCCGACGAGCACGGGGCTTGGACCGTCTACCTGAGCACGCCGCACGCCCGCGCCACCGCCGAGAAGGCGCAGGCGCTCGGCGGCCTGGTGGTCAGGGAGGCGACCGAGACCAGCACGCTGATCGCCGACCCGACCGGCGCCGTGGTCGGGTTCCGCAAGGTGCCCGAGGACTGGCTGTTCGGCACCAGCGGGCACGGCATGTACGCGTGGGCCGAGCTGAACACCCGCGACGGCGAGGTGGCGGACGGGTTCTTCCGCGAGCTGTGCGGGTACGAGGTGACCCAGATCGGCGACGGGCTGACCCTGGACTACTCGCTGTGGTCCGCCGAGGGGAAGACCCTGCTGGGCAGGCAGCGGATGGGGAGCGCGTTCCCGCTGAGCACGCCCGCGCACTGGTCGGTGCACTTCACCGCGTCGCCCGAGGTGGGCGCGGACTCGGTGGCGGCGCGGGTGCTGGAGCTGGGCGGGAGCGTGTCGGTGGAGCCGTACGACTCGCCGCAGGGCCGCGTCACGGTGGTGGCCGACCACGCGGGCTCGGTGTTCACCGTGATCGACCCGTCCCGCGCGACCCCGCTCGCCGACGGCGACTACGGGGCCGAGGTGGACGACCCGTACGACGACTGA